The Limanda limanda chromosome 13, fLimLim1.1, whole genome shotgun sequence genome has a window encoding:
- the abhd3 gene encoding phospholipase ABHD3, whose protein sequence is MISLDFNFNILTRDLSHYLENQVRVGLLGSGVGLSLVLGFSAAYTCYYLISVAKKPQLISGGNKFYQFLREQCPVVSETYYPTFWCWESRIQTLLRPFVTAKPGVVYRNELIKGADGGQISLDWFDNDDSLAHPDPATRPTVLLLPGLTGTSRESYILHMVQQSRDLGYRCVVFNNRGVSGETLLTPRTYCAANTEDLETVIDHIQSSNEAAPIMAAGVSMGGMMLANYLGRKGRETCLKGVVVFSAGWDVFECTASLEKPLDRFLFNSYLTSCLQASVHRHRPVLENCYDIDHVMKAKTIREFDERFTSIMFGYPTNDDYYHDASPVHRLKSVQVPMLCLNAADDVFSPSHAIPVEAVKQNPNLALLITCHGGHIGFLEGLWPRQSTYMDRVFKQFAKAVIEQGGRLKDLS, encoded by the exons ATGATCTCGCTGGACTTCAACTTCAACATCTTGACCCGGGACCTGTCGCATTATCTGGAGAACCAAGTGAGAGTGGGTCTGCTGGGCTCGGGAGTGGGACTGTCCCTGGTGCTGGGCTTCAGCGCAGCCTACACCTGCTACTACCTGATCTCAGTAGCGAAG AAGCCACAACTCATCTCGGGGGGGAATAAGTTCTACCAGTTCCTGCGGGAACAATGTCCGGTGGTGTCGGAGACCTACTACCCCACCTTCTGGTGCTGGGAGAGCCGCATCCAGACTCTGCTCAGACCCTTCGTCACAGCCAAACCGGGGGTTGTTTACAGAAA TGAGCTTATTAAGGGAGCAGATGGAGGACAGATCTCTCTGGATTGGTTTGATAACGATGACAGCCTCGCTCATCCCGACCCTGCAACCAGGCCCACGGTGCTCCTTCTCCCCGGTCTGACCGGCACCAGCCGAGAGTCCTACATTCTGCACATGGTCCAGCAGAGCCGGGATCTGGGCTATAG gTGTGTGGTATTCAACAACAGAGGGGTTTCTGGCGAAACGCTACTG ACCCCAAGGACGTACTGTGCAGCCAACACAGAGGATCTGGAGACTGTCATCGACCACATCCAGAGTTCCAATGAAGCTGCTCCTATCATGGCTGCTGGCGTGTCCATGGGCGG GATGATGCTGGCCAATTATCTCGGGCGAAAGGGCCGGGAAACCTGCCTGAAAGGTGTCGTAGTCTTCTCAGCAGGCTGGGACGTATTTGAGTGCACCGCTTCGCTGGAAAAACCCCTCGACCGTTTCCTCTTCAACTCCTACCTCACCAGCTGCCTCCAAGCCTCCGTGCACAG ACACAGACCAGTGCTCGAAAATTGTTACGACATCGATCATGTCATGAAG GCAAAGACCATCCGGGAGTTCGACGAGCGGTTCACCTCCATAATGTTCGGTTACCCTACCAATGACGACTACTACCACGATGCCAGTCCTGTCCACAGGCTGAAATCTGTGCAGGTGCCAATGCTGTGTCTGAACGCTGCTGATGATgtcttctctccgtctcatG CCATTCCAGTGGAGGCAGTGAAGCAGAATCCCAACCTGGCCCTTCTCATTACCTGTCATGGCGGCCATATTGGCTTCCTGGAGGGCCTGTGGCCTCGACAGAGCACTTACATGGACCGGGTCTTCAAGCAGTTTGCCAAGGCAGTCATCGAACAAGGCGGCCGACTCAAAGACCTCTCCTGA